A stretch of the Photobacterium sp. CCB-ST2H9 genome encodes the following:
- a CDS encoding TfoX/Sxy family DNA transformation protein, which yields MDKPLLKDSIRLFEKFGQIKSRSMFGGFGIFAGETMFALVVSDKLHLRANAKNEETFKQAGLKPYVYQKRGFPVVTKHYAIPENWWETPEVILEHAEVSLNAAQADKEKKMQASPNRIKDLPNLRLANERMLKKAGINSVDQLFEVGAIGAFQALQESHHESLSLDLLWALEGAVSGKHWSVITPQRRNELLSKLEVNSGAHH from the coding sequence ATGGACAAACCACTACTGAAAGATTCAATTCGTTTATTTGAGAAATTTGGCCAGATTAAATCTCGCTCAATGTTTGGCGGTTTTGGCATTTTCGCAGGTGAAACGATGTTTGCTCTGGTTGTTAGCGACAAGCTGCATCTGCGCGCTAACGCGAAAAATGAAGAAACCTTTAAACAAGCTGGCCTCAAACCGTACGTTTATCAAAAACGCGGTTTTCCTGTCGTCACAAAACACTATGCCATTCCGGAAAACTGGTGGGAAACCCCAGAAGTCATTCTGGAGCACGCTGAAGTTTCTCTTAATGCAGCACAGGCTGACAAAGAGAAAAAAATGCAGGCTAGCCCTAACCGCATTAAAGATCTGCCAAATCTTCGCCTTGCCAATGAGCGTATGCTCAAGAAAGCAGGCATCAACTCTGTAGATCAGCTGTTTGAAGTTGGTGCTATCGGTGCTTTTCAGGCGCTGCAGGAATCTCATCACGAGTCATTGAGTCTGGATTTGCTTTGGGCGTTAGAAGGCGCAGTCAGTGGAAAACACTGGTCTGTGATTACCCCACAACGTCGAAATGAGCTCCTGTCCAAACTAGAAGTCAATTCTGGCGCTCATCACTAA
- the purR gene encoding HTH-type transcriptional repressor PurR has product MATIKDVARMAGVSTTTVSHVINKTRFVAEATQKKVLAAVEELNYAPSAVARSLKCNTTSTIGMLVTKSTNPFFAELVHGVEEYCYKSGYTLILCNTEGNLAKQKDYLRMLSEKRVDGLLVMCSDLDDQLLEQLERQPDLPMVIMDWGPARPKTDNIQDNAELGGYLATRHFIDNGHTKIGCLSGQKDKSTCRERLKGFHKAMSEAGLTVNENWIIEGDFECESAVDAANAFIAMKERPTAIFCFNDIMAMALISTFEQAGINVPNDISIIGYDNIDLAPYFSPPLTTIHQPKRRLGKTAVEILMERVKDKNHEFQTFEINPELVVRRSVKKITHP; this is encoded by the coding sequence ATGGCAACCATTAAAGATGTTGCACGTATGGCAGGTGTATCTACTACCACAGTCTCACACGTGATCAACAAAACCCGCTTCGTAGCGGAAGCAACACAGAAAAAAGTGTTGGCGGCAGTTGAAGAATTGAACTACGCGCCAAGCGCCGTCGCGCGCAGCCTGAAATGTAATACAACCAGCACCATCGGCATGCTGGTGACAAAATCGACCAACCCATTCTTTGCCGAGTTGGTGCATGGCGTTGAAGAGTACTGCTATAAATCCGGTTATACGCTGATTTTATGCAACACCGAAGGTAATCTGGCCAAACAGAAGGATTACCTGCGCATGCTTTCTGAAAAGCGTGTGGATGGTCTGCTGGTGATGTGTTCTGATCTGGATGATCAACTGCTGGAACAGTTAGAGCGACAGCCTGATCTGCCCATGGTTATCATGGACTGGGGTCCTGCACGCCCAAAAACAGATAATATTCAGGATAATGCAGAACTTGGCGGTTATCTTGCCACTCGTCATTTTATTGACAATGGACACACTAAAATTGGTTGTCTTTCCGGCCAGAAAGATAAATCTACCTGCCGTGAGCGGCTGAAAGGTTTCCATAAAGCCATGAGCGAAGCTGGTCTGACGGTCAATGAAAACTGGATCATTGAAGGTGATTTCGAATGTGAATCTGCCGTAGATGCAGCCAATGCTTTTATTGCCATGAAAGAGCGTCCAACTGCTATTTTCTGCTTCAATGACATTATGGCAATGGCCTTAATCAGTACATTTGAACAAGCAGGGATCAATGTACCAAATGATATTTCAATTATTGGCTATGACAATATTGATCTGGCCCCGTACTTTTCACCGCCTCTGACAACAATCCACCAGCCAAAACGCCGTTTAGGCAAGACTGCGGTGGAAATTCTGATGGAACGCGTGAAAGATAAAAACCATGAATTTCAGACTTTTGAGATCAATCCTGAGCTCGTGGTTCGCCGTTCCGTCAAAAAAATAACACATCCATAA
- a CDS encoding heme ABC transporter ATP-binding protein, translating to MIHHIVRPLRPRHEKQQSPVLSAEGLSLQLGGKTLLDQLNISFRSGELTALLGPNGAGKSTLLKVLCGEIGAKGDVYYFGQKHSDWQPSLLAKHLGVLPQHSSLSFGFTAQEVVEFGCMPLGLKRTDCLRITRECMTAVGICHLSQRQYPTLSGGEKQRVHFARVLAQLSNAKDQCILMLDEPTSALDLAHQHSCLKLAKDMARKGAAVILVIHDLNLAAEYADRLVLLNKGKIQADGDAWHTLTTENISSVYGSPVIIESHPRGHFPIVLSA from the coding sequence ATGATTCATCATATCGTTCGCCCCCTTCGCCCCCGGCACGAAAAACAGCAATCACCGGTGCTTTCAGCCGAGGGTTTATCACTACAACTTGGCGGTAAAACGTTACTGGATCAGCTGAACATCAGTTTCCGCAGCGGAGAGTTAACAGCTTTACTCGGCCCGAATGGTGCCGGTAAAAGTACTTTACTCAAAGTGCTTTGCGGCGAAATTGGTGCCAAAGGTGATGTATACTATTTTGGTCAAAAGCACAGCGACTGGCAGCCATCCCTGCTGGCCAAACACTTGGGTGTACTTCCTCAGCACAGCAGCCTGTCTTTTGGTTTTACTGCGCAGGAGGTCGTTGAATTTGGCTGTATGCCACTTGGTTTGAAGCGCACAGATTGTCTCCGAATTACCCGGGAATGCATGACGGCTGTTGGGATCTGTCACCTGAGCCAGCGTCAGTACCCCACCCTCTCAGGCGGCGAGAAACAACGTGTTCATTTTGCCCGTGTACTGGCTCAGCTCAGCAATGCTAAAGACCAGTGCATTCTGATGCTGGACGAACCGACTTCAGCTTTAGATCTTGCCCACCAGCACAGTTGCCTGAAACTGGCAAAAGATATGGCCCGTAAAGGAGCCGCCGTCATCCTGGTCATTCATGACCTCAATCTTGCGGCTGAATACGCAGACAGACTGGTATTGCTGAATAAGGGGAAGATACAAGCAGACGGTGATGCCTGGCATACCCTGACCACCGAGAATATCAGCTCCGTTTATGGTTCCCCGGTGATCATCGAATCTCACCCCCGCGGGCACTTTCCGATCGTCCTTTCAGCCTGA
- a CDS encoding iron ABC transporter permease, with translation MLLLAIASSIVVGPMSISYADVWLSLLPGQDHVAPHIALIIQQVRLPRTLLCIAIGAVLALCGTVMQGLFRNPLADPGIIGVAGGASLGAASAIVLFSSMAASFPLLLTLGTVPVFAFLGGALTTWIVYALGTDKTGTSVTVMLLAGVAISALSGAALGLLNFFADDQALRDLSLWSMGSLAGATWPGITLAFSALAFLFWQFDRRSNALNALLLGEAEAKHLGIQVQSLKRLLILFCAAGVGVAVSLSGVIGFVGLIVPHLGRMLAGPNHKTLLPLSALLGALILLVADMLARVIAAPAELPVGIITALLGAPFFIALLLKQKGRLQ, from the coding sequence ATGCTGTTACTTGCCATTGCCTCTTCCATCGTTGTCGGCCCCATGTCGATCAGTTACGCCGATGTCTGGCTGTCACTGCTTCCGGGACAGGATCATGTCGCACCGCACATTGCACTCATCATTCAGCAAGTCCGTTTACCACGCACACTGCTGTGTATCGCGATTGGTGCAGTTCTGGCGCTCTGTGGCACGGTCATGCAGGGACTGTTTCGAAACCCGCTGGCCGATCCGGGCATTATCGGGGTCGCTGGCGGTGCAAGCCTTGGCGCCGCTTCGGCCATTGTCCTGTTCAGCTCAATGGCAGCATCTTTTCCATTACTTTTAACGCTGGGGACAGTACCGGTTTTTGCTTTTCTTGGCGGCGCCCTGACAACCTGGATCGTATACGCCCTTGGCACAGATAAGACCGGCACTTCCGTGACGGTGATGCTGCTGGCAGGTGTTGCAATCAGTGCACTCTCAGGTGCGGCACTGGGACTGCTGAATTTCTTTGCGGACGATCAGGCGCTGCGCGACCTGTCACTCTGGTCCATGGGTTCTCTGGCGGGTGCTACCTGGCCGGGCATCACGCTGGCATTTTCTGCCCTGGCATTCCTGTTCTGGCAATTTGATCGCAGATCCAATGCACTCAACGCTTTATTACTGGGCGAAGCAGAAGCAAAACATCTCGGCATTCAGGTCCAGTCTTTAAAACGATTGCTGATTTTATTTTGCGCCGCTGGTGTGGGTGTCGCTGTCTCCTTATCCGGCGTGATTGGCTTCGTCGGTCTGATTGTGCCGCATCTCGGCCGTATGCTGGCAGGCCCGAATCACAAAACATTACTGCCACTCTCGGCTTTACTGGGGGCACTTATCTTACTGGTTGCCGACATGCTGGCCCGTGTTATTGCCGCACCTGCCGAACTGCCGGTCGGTATCATCACCGCTTTACTGGGAGCACCGTTCTTTATAGCTCTGCTACTGAAACAAAAAGGCCGTTTACAATGA
- a CDS encoding hemin ABC transporter substrate-binding protein has protein sequence MRRAALSAVFLLTAATAWAGDRLISAGSGITELVYAMGAEDQLVAVDITSKSYVHDDIPKLGYHRQLSAESIIALAPDHLLGSEEMGPESVLSLLRQAGIQVDILNSGETIADLMQRIQQVGQLTGKTQNAEVLAAEVQHRISVIEQRLANQKSRKRILFLTIHGGRAPMVGGSNTTANTLIQLAGGLNPAAIQIDAYKPLSSEAMVEMQPDVILLSTHTSQSIGGKDGLLKTLPLLAATPAGQNKTIITVDGTALIGGLNLKTLEEAERLNQTLYGQ, from the coding sequence ATGAGACGAGCGGCACTTTCTGCTGTTTTTCTTCTGACTGCCGCGACTGCCTGGGCAGGCGATCGATTGATTAGTGCGGGTTCAGGCATTACGGAGCTCGTTTATGCGATGGGGGCAGAAGATCAACTTGTCGCTGTTGATATAACCAGCAAGTCCTATGTTCATGATGACATACCAAAGTTGGGATATCATCGGCAGCTCTCTGCCGAAAGTATCATTGCCCTTGCCCCTGATCACCTTTTGGGCTCCGAAGAAATGGGCCCGGAGTCAGTACTCTCTCTGTTACGTCAGGCCGGCATTCAGGTCGATATTCTGAACTCAGGTGAAACCATTGCTGATCTGATGCAACGGATTCAACAAGTCGGTCAGCTGACCGGAAAAACACAAAACGCAGAAGTGTTAGCCGCTGAGGTTCAACATCGGATTTCTGTGATTGAGCAGCGACTTGCAAACCAGAAAAGCAGAAAACGTATCCTGTTTCTGACCATTCACGGCGGAAGAGCGCCAATGGTCGGTGGCAGCAACACAACAGCAAATACCCTGATTCAGCTCGCAGGCGGTTTAAATCCAGCCGCGATCCAAATTGATGCTTATAAGCCACTGTCATCAGAAGCAATGGTTGAAATGCAACCCGATGTGATCCTACTCAGCACGCATACCAGTCAGTCAATTGGCGGCAAAGATGGCTTGCTGAAAACACTGCCGTTGCTTGCTGCAACACCTGCCGGCCAAAACAAAACCATTATCACAGTGGATGGTACCGCACTCATCGGCGGGTTAAACCTCAAAACTCTCGAAGAAGCAGAGCGGCTGAATCAGACACTGTATGGCCAGTAA
- the hutX gene encoding heme utilization cystosolic carrier protein HutX, whose product MLEENPNLHAVLMAETLEVTEGEIIMALPDELVTRIGGNHAQSILEMLPEWGVMTTIVHSMGSIFEVKAPFPKGKEARGFYNLMGKPGEMHGHLKLDRVSDVVLVSKPMRGNESYFIGFLAENGECIFKIYLGRDEKRQLIPQQVEKFNALKQAFVGVEAS is encoded by the coding sequence ATGCTGGAAGAAAATCCAAATCTGCATGCGGTATTGATGGCTGAAACACTGGAAGTGACGGAAGGCGAGATCATCATGGCGTTACCTGATGAACTTGTCACGCGAATCGGCGGAAATCACGCACAGTCAATTCTGGAAATGCTTCCGGAGTGGGGCGTGATGACGACAATTGTGCATTCAATGGGGTCTATCTTTGAAGTGAAGGCGCCGTTTCCGAAAGGTAAAGAAGCCCGCGGTTTTTACAATTTGATGGGAAAACCAGGTGAGATGCATGGTCATCTGAAACTGGACCGGGTATCAGATGTCGTATTGGTGAGTAAACCGATGCGCGGAAATGAAAGTTACTTCATTGGTTTTCTGGCTGAAAACGGTGAATGTATTTTTAAGATTTATCTTGGCCGTGATGAGAAACGTCAGCTCATCCCTCAGCAGGTCGAGAAGTTTAATGCATTAAAGCAAGCTTTTGTTGGAGTAGAAGCGTCATGA
- the hutZ gene encoding heme utilization protein HutZ, with amino-acid sequence MSQEKQERLQNRLGPQIQEFRETCQTLQLATVDADGKPNVSYAPFALLEDGYYILISRIARHARNLLENPQVSLMMIEDEAESKAIFARMRLTFEADVVLVERHTERWQAGIEALKVRFGEIVDGLSGLEDFNLFRLEPTQGLFVKGFGQAFQVSGDDLVDFVHLTEGHRRMNEDQGVKSA; translated from the coding sequence ATGAGCCAAGAGAAACAAGAACGACTGCAAAATCGCCTGGGCCCACAGATCCAGGAATTTCGTGAAACTTGCCAGACACTGCAATTGGCAACGGTCGATGCAGACGGTAAGCCGAATGTCAGTTATGCGCCATTCGCTCTTCTTGAAGATGGTTACTATATTCTGATTTCCCGAATTGCTCGTCATGCGCGTAACCTGCTTGAAAACCCTCAGGTTTCGCTGATGATGATCGAAGATGAAGCAGAATCAAAAGCCATTTTTGCACGGATGAGACTAACATTTGAAGCGGATGTGGTGTTGGTTGAACGTCACACTGAGCGCTGGCAGGCTGGTATTGAAGCACTGAAAGTCCGGTTTGGTGAGATTGTGGATGGGCTGAGTGGGCTGGAAGATTTTAATCTGTTCCGTCTGGAGCCGACACAAGGGTTGTTCGTGAAAGGTTTTGGTCAGGCTTTCCAGGTGTCAGGAGATGACCTGGTCGATTTTGTTCATCTGACAGAAGGTCACCGACGGATGAATGAGGACCAGGGTGTGAAATCCGCTTAA
- the panP gene encoding pyridoxal-dependent aspartate 1-decarboxylase PanP, which translates to MAVENRQAEASLETLHRIFTVPEAPDSTLGRIEKEISENLNAFLQTHIAAQEKPLTEIEKDFSSASVPEKPCFVSDHTHFLLNKLVAQSVHTSAPTFIGHMTSALPYFLMPLSKIMIGLNQNLVKIETSKAFTPLERQVLGILHNLIYGETDAFYQRWMHSAEHSLGAFCSGGTIANITALWVARNNLLKPDGDFRGVAQEGLFRAMKHYGYDDLAILVSERGHYSLKKAADVLGIGRECLVAIKTDENNKICTDDLKANIESLKARNIKPFAIIGVAGTTETGNIDPLDELADIALAHNCHFHVDAAWGGATLMSNKYRTLLKGIERADSVTIDAHKQLYIPMGAGMVIFKNPALMSAIEHHAEYILRKGSKDLGSHTLEGSRSGMAMLLFASLNIISRQGYELLINNSIEKACYFAELIQADADFELISEPELCLLTYRYVPQETQKALAIANDEDKQAIHEALNDLTQYIQKRQRESGKSFVSRTRLMPEQWDRRITTVFRVVLANPLTTADILIDVLEEQKQLAQTSLQSLPKVRAITARILAQSSEGIRD; encoded by the coding sequence ATGGCAGTGGAAAACAGACAAGCTGAAGCATCTCTTGAGACCCTGCACCGTATCTTTACCGTGCCAGAAGCACCCGATTCGACTCTGGGCCGGATCGAAAAAGAGATCTCCGAAAACCTCAATGCCTTTTTGCAAACGCACATTGCTGCGCAGGAAAAGCCGCTGACAGAGATTGAAAAGGATTTTTCCTCCGCCTCAGTGCCGGAAAAGCCCTGCTTTGTATCAGATCACACGCATTTTCTGCTGAATAAACTGGTTGCACAGTCTGTGCATACTTCAGCACCAACCTTCATCGGTCACATGACGTCGGCACTGCCCTACTTCCTGATGCCACTCTCTAAGATCATGATTGGTCTGAACCAGAATCTGGTGAAAATTGAAACCTCCAAAGCATTTACGCCACTGGAGCGTCAGGTATTAGGTATCCTCCATAACCTGATTTATGGTGAAACCGATGCCTTCTATCAACGCTGGATGCACAGTGCTGAACACTCTTTAGGTGCCTTTTGTTCAGGTGGAACCATCGCAAACATCACTGCGTTATGGGTTGCCCGCAATAATTTACTGAAACCTGATGGCGATTTCAGAGGTGTTGCTCAGGAAGGTTTGTTCCGGGCCATGAAACACTACGGTTATGATGACCTGGCAATTCTGGTTTCAGAACGCGGCCATTATTCGCTGAAAAAGGCGGCCGATGTTCTGGGTATTGGCCGGGAATGTCTGGTGGCGATCAAAACCGACGAGAACAACAAAATTTGCACCGATGATCTGAAAGCCAACATCGAATCTCTGAAAGCCAGAAATATCAAACCATTTGCGATTATTGGCGTTGCCGGCACAACAGAAACCGGTAATATCGATCCGTTAGACGAACTGGCTGATATTGCGCTGGCTCATAATTGTCATTTTCACGTTGATGCTGCCTGGGGTGGCGCCACGTTGATGTCAAACAAATACCGGACGCTCCTGAAAGGAATTGAACGCGCCGACTCTGTCACCATTGACGCTCACAAACAACTGTACATCCCTATGGGTGCAGGCATGGTGATTTTCAAAAATCCGGCCCTGATGTCCGCCATTGAACATCATGCTGAATATATTCTCCGGAAAGGTTCCAAAGACCTCGGCAGCCACACGCTGGAAGGTTCCCGAAGCGGTATGGCAATGTTGCTGTTTGCCAGCCTGAATATCATCAGCCGTCAGGGTTACGAACTGTTAATTAATAACAGCATTGAAAAAGCCTGTTACTTTGCTGAGCTCATTCAGGCCGATGCCGATTTTGAACTGATTTCGGAACCGGAACTTTGCCTGCTGACCTACAGGTATGTGCCTCAGGAAACCCAGAAAGCACTGGCAATTGCGAATGACGAAGACAAACAGGCCATTCATGAGGCGCTGAACGATTTAACCCAGTACATTCAAAAACGTCAGCGCGAATCCGGAAAATCATTTGTCTCTCGGACCCGCCTCATGCCCGAACAGTGGGACCGACGCATCACCACAGTCTTCCGCGTCGTACTGGCCAATCCGCTGACGACGGCGGATATCCTGATAGATGTTCTGGAAGAACAGAAACAACTGGCTCAAACCAGCCTGCAAAGCCTGCCGAAAGTCAGAGCGATCACAGCCCGGATTCTGGCTCAGTCATCTGAAGGGATCCGCGATTAA
- a CDS encoding MetS family NSS transporter small subunit: MTAGAIIMMLFGLGITWGGAAYCISVAMKNKA; this comes from the coding sequence ATGACAGCTGGTGCTATTATCATGATGCTGTTTGGTCTGGGGATCACCTGGGGAGGCGCAGCCTACTGCATCTCCGTTGCCATGAAAAATAAAGCATAA
- a CDS encoding sodium-dependent transporter produces MKREQWGTRAGFILAAVGSAIGLGNIWRFPYMAYENGGGAFFIPYLFAMLTAGIPFMIMEFSLGHKLRGAAPRAFAKLGGKLEWLGWFQVFIAAVIAVYYVAVIGWAISYMGFAFTQSWGTDTNAFFFSEYLKLGDNSPSKLGSLQLHIAIPMVIAWGIAFAAIFTGVKGGIERASKIMMPLLFIMVLALIARVIFLEGAMDGLNYLFRPDFTKILDAKVWSAAYGQIFFTLSVGFAIMIAYSSYLPEKSDISNNAFMTVLINCGFSMVAGILIFSVLGYMAQEQSKPLTEVVSAGVGLAFVTIPAAINLLPAPYILGPVFFLALVVAGLSSHISILEAVTSAVIDKMKWSRKKASTVVCGLGFLISMAFATNGGLLLLDLVDYFINNVALLASCLVELLVIGWLLKVSDIRAYVNKISEFSIGIWFEICIRFISPIMLAIILGKNLLNTVDQGYGGYAMSDLLILGWGLVAAMFVVAVIINVSSKPQNGSEV; encoded by the coding sequence ATGAAACGCGAACAATGGGGAACCCGAGCCGGTTTTATCCTGGCTGCTGTGGGTTCTGCTATCGGGTTGGGGAATATCTGGCGTTTCCCATATATGGCTTATGAGAATGGTGGTGGCGCATTTTTTATTCCTTACCTTTTCGCCATGCTGACCGCCGGGATTCCATTCATGATCATGGAATTCAGCCTGGGTCATAAACTGCGTGGTGCCGCGCCAAGGGCATTTGCCAAGCTGGGAGGCAAACTTGAGTGGCTGGGCTGGTTCCAGGTATTTATTGCCGCTGTCATTGCAGTTTACTACGTCGCTGTGATTGGCTGGGCCATTTCGTATATGGGCTTTGCCTTTACACAAAGCTGGGGAACTGACACCAATGCATTCTTCTTCAGTGAATACCTGAAACTGGGAGACAACTCACCAAGCAAACTGGGAAGTTTGCAACTGCATATTGCCATCCCAATGGTCATCGCATGGGGGATTGCTTTCGCTGCCATCTTTACCGGTGTGAAAGGCGGGATTGAGCGCGCCAGTAAAATCATGATGCCGCTGCTGTTCATCATGGTGCTGGCACTGATTGCGCGAGTCATTTTCCTTGAAGGTGCAATGGATGGTCTGAATTACCTGTTCCGTCCTGATTTCACCAAGATTCTGGACGCCAAAGTATGGTCTGCTGCCTACGGACAGATCTTCTTTACCCTGAGTGTCGGCTTCGCCATCATGATTGCCTACTCCAGCTATCTGCCAGAGAAATCTGACATCAGTAACAACGCTTTTATGACCGTACTGATCAACTGCGGATTCTCTATGGTTGCGGGTATCCTGATCTTCTCCGTTCTGGGCTACATGGCACAAGAACAGTCAAAACCACTGACTGAGGTTGTGTCTGCCGGTGTTGGTCTGGCATTTGTAACCATTCCTGCAGCAATTAACCTGCTGCCTGCACCATACATTCTGGGCCCGGTTTTCTTCTTGGCTTTGGTTGTGGCAGGTCTGAGTTCACACATCTCGATTCTGGAAGCCGTCACTTCTGCAGTTATCGACAAGATGAAATGGTCCCGCAAGAAAGCCTCTACCGTTGTCTGCGGACTGGGCTTCCTGATTTCAATGGCCTTTGCAACAAACGGTGGTTTGCTGCTGCTTGACCTGGTGGACTACTTCATTAATAACGTTGCCCTGCTGGCAAGCTGCCTGGTGGAGCTGCTGGTGATTGGCTGGCTGCTGAAAGTGTCTGATATCCGGGCTTACGTTAACAAGATTTCTGAGTTTTCTATTGGTATCTGGTTCGAAATCTGTATCCGTTTCATCAGCCCGATCATGCTGGCGATTATTCTGGGTAAAAACCTGTTGAACACAGTCGACCAGGGCTACGGCGGTTATGCAATGTCTGATCTGCTGATCCTGGGTTGGGGCCTGGTTGCAGCTATGTTCGTTGTTGCCGTTATCATCAATGTGAGCTCTAAACCACAAAATGGAAGTGAGGTGTAA
- a CDS encoding patatin family protein codes for MNHLPFSLGDLDLNLVETFAAQLTGVKKRKIAVVVQGGGQRGIFTAGVFDAFLEAGFDPFELYIGTSAGALNLSSYISRQHKFGHDFITNLTTQNEFFNLYQYLSQQKPMNLDWAFSQIEQDGHTPLDIATARRVLTYRQALACATRKDTLQDIYLPMYQENWRDVLRATCAIPLLYNLPVNLHDLEWVDGGVSAAVPVQEAWKRGAELVIVIRTEPLQLPQQTPGVFDDWRERIEQALPEYIERFSLNESLDKVKAIRQDFTDHFELWKSIWRDKEQAGIQAADALNQELSEDKKAVNGYRKWLSGLNVERFLSLTGKRSEVLDMLNKYYQSYKADNEFLIHPPESLKVIQLAPEKNLQSKALLSSRQDLDLDYQQGRQVGREFLECFADLLNRHTSVR; via the coding sequence ATGAATCACTTGCCTTTTAGCCTCGGAGACTTAGATCTCAACCTGGTTGAAACTTTTGCCGCACAGTTAACAGGCGTAAAGAAGCGAAAAATTGCTGTCGTTGTTCAGGGCGGCGGTCAACGGGGTATTTTTACAGCAGGCGTCTTTGATGCATTTCTCGAAGCGGGTTTTGACCCGTTTGAACTTTATATTGGCACCTCTGCCGGTGCTTTAAACCTTTCGTCATATATCAGCCGTCAGCATAAGTTTGGCCATGACTTCATCACAAATCTGACGACTCAGAATGAGTTTTTTAATCTTTATCAGTATCTCAGCCAGCAAAAACCGATGAATCTGGACTGGGCTTTCAGTCAAATTGAACAGGACGGACATACGCCCCTCGACATTGCGACTGCCCGTCGGGTGTTAACTTATCGCCAGGCGCTGGCCTGCGCGACTCGCAAAGATACCTTGCAGGATATTTACCTGCCAATGTACCAAGAGAACTGGCGCGATGTGCTGCGGGCGACCTGTGCGATTCCCTTACTGTATAACTTGCCGGTGAACTTACACGATCTGGAGTGGGTTGATGGCGGAGTCAGTGCTGCAGTGCCTGTGCAGGAAGCATGGAAACGGGGCGCGGAACTGGTGATTGTCATCCGCACTGAGCCATTGCAACTGCCGCAGCAAACACCCGGGGTATTTGATGACTGGCGAGAACGGATTGAACAGGCACTGCCGGAATATATAGAGCGTTTCAGCCTGAATGAGTCTCTGGATAAAGTGAAGGCGATACGTCAGGATTTCACGGACCACTTTGAGCTCTGGAAAAGCATTTGGCGGGACAAAGAGCAGGCGGGGATTCAGGCCGCTGATGCGCTGAATCAGGAGCTTTCTGAGGATAAGAAAGCGGTGAATGGTTACCGCAAGTGGCTGAGCGGACTGAACGTGGAGCGTTTCCTGTCACTGACCGGTAAACGTTCGGAAGTGCTCGATATGCTCAATAAGTATTATCAGAGCTATAAAGCCGACAATGAATTTCTGATTCATCCGCCGGAATCGTTAAAGGTGATTCAGCTGGCTCCGGAAAAAAACCTGCAAAGTAAAGCATTGCTCAGCAGCCGTCAGGACCTTGATCTGGATTATCAGCAAGGCCGTCAGGTTGGTCGCGAATTTCTTGAGTGTTTTGCTGATCTCCTCAACCGGCACACGAGTGTCAGGTAA